Proteins from one Staphylococcus saprophyticus subsp. saprophyticus ATCC 15305 = NCTC 7292 genomic window:
- a CDS encoding helix-turn-helix domain-containing protein, producing MIQISKTIKKERLRLGMTQEALSEYLNTTKTTISKWESEILYPDITMLPKLAKLFNISVDDLLNYSIAMTDEEIKKISISLSKMVNHTSYSEYLFSVRDYYLNYCDEFKFLNSLLGILANNILYCENETQIKETTALAHEIIKITEDNSNSIYLKRHAQGYQTLMYMFEGDYSAVIENTPDFDLKNW from the coding sequence ATGATTCAAATATCTAAAACAATAAAAAAAGAACGCTTAAGACTTGGTATGACCCAAGAAGCATTGTCTGAATATCTTAATACAACCAAAACTACTATTTCTAAGTGGGAAAGCGAAATACTTTATCCCGATATTACGATGCTTCCCAAATTAGCAAAATTATTTAATATTTCAGTAGATGATTTACTTAATTATAGTATCGCTATGACAGATGAAGAAATTAAAAAGATCTCTATATCTCTTTCTAAAATGGTTAATCACACGAGTTATTCTGAATACCTATTTTCTGTTAGAGACTATTATCTTAATTATTGTGATGAATTTAAATTTCTTAATTCATTGTTAGGCATTTTAGCAAATAATATTTTATATTGTGAGAATGAAACACAAATAAAAGAAACTACCGCCTTAGCGCATGAAATAATCAAAATTACAGAAGATAATTCAAACTCTATTTACTTAAAAAGACATGCACAAGGATATCAAACTTTAATGTATATGTTTGAAGGTGATTACTCAGCAGTTATAGAAAATACGCCAGATTTTGATTTAAAAAATTGGTGA
- a CDS encoding ArsR/SmtB family transcription factor, producing MSYKVLSSMLKILSDPSRLEILDLLSCGELCACDLLEHFQFSQPTLSHHMKLLVANDLVTTRKVGNKHMYQLNHTLLESIQQNLNVIHTSNQECVCKNMKSGEC from the coding sequence ATGTCTTATAAAGTATTGTCATCTATGTTAAAAATCTTGTCAGATCCAAGTAGATTAGAAATATTAGATTTACTTTCTTGTGGTGAACTATGTGCGTGTGATTTATTAGAACACTTTCAATTTTCTCAGCCTACATTAAGTCACCATATGAAATTATTGGTAGCGAATGACTTAGTTACGACACGTAAAGTGGGCAATAAACATATGTACCAACTTAACCACACATTATTAGAATCAATTCAGCAAAATTTAAACGTGATTCACACGTCTAATCAAGAATGTGTATGTAAAAATATGAAATCAGGTGAATGTTAA
- a CDS encoding DUF805 domain-containing protein — MIHYYKLFWINALNIKGRARRKEFWYPFLMNILINIMLEIIFFLLPIPAIIEDTVGWIVYILILVAMFTVTVRRFHDVGMTMLIPIIIFLIAVINDFSEFINSDIPTLDNSALTVIAVIFGVVYIVILIVSLAVCCTSGQKETNQYGVNPKAVE; from the coding sequence ATGATACATTATTACAAATTATTTTGGATCAATGCACTTAATATCAAAGGTAGAGCGAGGCGTAAGGAATTTTGGTATCCTTTTTTAATGAATATCCTAATTAATATAATGCTTGAAATCATTTTTTTCTTATTACCAATTCCAGCAATAATAGAAGATACTGTTGGTTGGATTGTGTATATATTAATCCTAGTCGCTATGTTCACTGTTACAGTTAGAAGGTTTCACGATGTTGGTATGACGATGCTAATACCCATTATCATTTTTCTAATTGCGGTTATTAATGATTTTAGTGAATTTATAAATTCAGATATTCCAACACTCGATAATTCTGCATTAACAGTTATTGCTGTTATTTTTGGAGTCGTGTACATTGTGATTTTAATTGTTTCATTAGCAGTTTGTTGTACAAGCGGTCAAAAAGAAACAAATCAATATGGTGTAAACCCTAAAGCAGTTGAATAG